One segment of Polaribacter huanghezhanensis DNA contains the following:
- a CDS encoding TlpA family protein disulfide reductase, giving the protein MNSKEVKVRLTSFGEKFSDKYKTVNLENGEFILDTLINEPKEVIIQPNEMLKKLSNGELFPIPSKLVKFFIYPKDRVNVSGSMSEYKVDYKVDGNLLNNQYSDYRKSILNNYELGSKLFYDVENLYSKGAKDSIIRITENNEIEVSKKNRKAPINYINKNQNIELSSFLLANEQKEVIIENYDNLSEKVKKSDFGIILKKRIDNWKNLSINSTAPNFEYQTYKSGKIKLSENNGKFIVLDFWGSWCGPCIMEMPKMKEFYKNNSKKIEIIGIAARDKEANWIKAIKENNLTWKHIFNNKKKDDLVKKYGVTGFPTKIIINPNGKIEGIYLGIKEDFYLKMEELLKN; this is encoded by the coding sequence ATGAATTCAAAAGAAGTTAAAGTAAGACTTACTTCTTTTGGAGAAAAATTTTCAGATAAATATAAAACTGTAAATTTAGAAAACGGAGAATTTATTCTTGATACTTTAATAAATGAACCGAAAGAAGTTATAATTCAACCAAACGAAATGTTGAAAAAACTCTCAAATGGTGAATTATTTCCTATTCCTTCCAAACTAGTTAAATTCTTTATTTATCCAAAAGATAGAGTGAATGTTAGTGGATCAATGAGCGAATATAAAGTTGATTACAAAGTTGATGGCAATTTATTAAACAATCAATATTCAGATTATAGAAAGAGTATTTTAAATAATTATGAACTTGGAAGTAAACTATTTTATGATGTAGAAAATCTTTATTCTAAAGGAGCTAAAGATTCTATAATAAGAATAACTGAAAATAATGAGATAGAAGTTTCTAAAAAGAATAGAAAAGCACCAATTAATTATATTAATAAAAACCAGAACATTGAACTTTCATCATTTTTATTAGCAAATGAACAGAAAGAAGTAATTATAGAAAATTATGATAATCTTTCCGAAAAAGTTAAAAAATCTGATTTTGGAATAATCCTTAAAAAAAGAATTGACAATTGGAAAAATCTTTCAATTAATTCAACTGCTCCAAATTTTGAATATCAAACTTATAAAAGCGGAAAAATTAAATTATCAGAAAATAATGGAAAATTTATAGTTTTAGATTTTTGGGGAAGTTGGTGTGGACCTTGTATTATGGAAATGCCGAAAATGAAAGAATTCTATAAAAATAATAGTAAAAAAATTGAAATTATAGGAATTGCAGCAAGAGACAAAGAGGCAAACTGGATTAAGGCAATAAAAGAAAATAATTTAACTTGGAAACATATTTTTAACAATAAAAAGAAAGACGATTTAGTCAAAAAATATGGAGTTACTGGATTTCCAACAAAAATTATTATAAATCCAAATGGAAAAATTGAAGGAATCTACTTGGGAATAAAAGAAGATTTCTATTTGAAAATGGAGGAATTATTGAAAAATTAA
- a CDS encoding class I SAM-dependent methyltransferase, translating to MIKRLLKQNLSNSSKRKLRNHVNDFKAVFFCGNLNKLGKIYGTDKIGGHFYTPHYMTHLKKFRLKKINLLEIGVGGYKNPLIGGQSLRMWKKYFPFGRIFSLDIYDKSSLQENRIKIFKGSQVDKDFLEGVSDYIGEINIIIDDGSHINEHVIESFNILFPKLKDGGVYIIEDTQTSYWEDFGGDSKDLKNPKTMMNYFKNLTDSLNNQEFIFPNYKQTYFDKKIISIHFYHNLIFIYKGNNNEKSNMVVNNQR from the coding sequence ATGATTAAAAGATTATTAAAACAAAATTTGTCAAATTCAAGTAAGCGCAAATTAAGGAATCATGTAAATGATTTTAAAGCAGTTTTTTTTTGTGGCAATTTGAATAAGCTAGGTAAAATATACGGCACAGATAAAATCGGAGGACACTTCTATACTCCTCATTACATGACACATTTAAAAAAATTCAGATTAAAAAAAATAAACTTACTTGAAATAGGCGTTGGTGGTTATAAAAATCCATTGATCGGAGGTCAATCCTTAAGAATGTGGAAGAAATATTTTCCATTTGGTAGAATATTTAGTTTAGATATATATGATAAATCTTCCCTTCAAGAAAATAGAATAAAAATATTTAAAGGAAGTCAAGTAGATAAAGACTTTCTTGAAGGAGTTTCTGATTATATAGGCGAAATAAATATTATTATAGATGATGGTAGTCACATTAATGAGCACGTTATTGAATCTTTTAATATCTTATTTCCAAAATTAAAAGATGGTGGAGTATATATTATTGAAGATACACAAACTTCCTATTGGGAAGATTTTGGTGGTGATAGTAAGGATTTAAAAAATCCTAAAACAATGATGAACTATTTTAAAAATTTGACTGATTCTTTGAATAACCAAGAGTTCATATTTCCTAATTATAAACAAACCTACTTTGACAAGAAAATAATTTCAATTCATTTCTACCACAATTTAATTTTTATTTACAAGGGAAATAATAATGAAAAATCAAATATGGTAGTTAATAACCAAAGATAA